tttactatcgATCGCTTACTTTACACAATTAGAATGAGAAACTGATGTATTTGCCTTGTAGATACCATGTCCACCTTTGGAGATCGTGTGCTGAACGTCTCATTGCCTAAAATTGGCGAGAAGAGTCTGTTCACTAGAGATCTGGAGGATGCACTACGCAATGGCGGTGTTGATTTCGTTGTGCACTCACTAAAGGATTTGCCAACGGCGCTGCCAACTGGCATGGCGGTCGGTGCCGTGCTGGAGCGCGAGGATGCCAGAGATGCATTAGTGCTACGTGAGAATTTCAAGGGCCATACCATTGCCACGCTGCCCGAGGGCAGTGTCATCGGTAAGTACTCAAATAATATGCTccacaatttgcattaaatcaaccaactttttgttgtaggCACCTCGTCCTTGAGGCGTACGGCTCAGATACGTCGCCAGTACCCGCACCTGATAGTCTCCGACATAAGAGGCAATTTGAATACGCGCCTGGCCAAGTTGGATGCCAAAGATTCCAAGTTTGCTGGCATTATCTTGGCGCAGGCGGGTCTGGTGCGTATGGGCTGGATGAGTCGCATTAGCCAGGTGCTGGAGCCGACAGATCTGCTCTATGCTGTGGGTCAGGGTGCTTTAGCTGTAGAGTGTCGCGCCAATGATGTTCAGATACTAACCATGTTGCAGAAGCTCATGTGCCTGAACACCACCTGCCGTATTTTGGCCGAGCGCAGTTTCCTCAAGACATTGGGCGGCGGCTGCTCGGCACCGGTGGCCGTCTGGAGCAAACTGAACGGTGAAGCACACCAACAATCAGATTCGGGCTTGTCGTTGATTGGCGCTGTCTGGAGTCTGGATGGTGCGATTGAGATACGCGATGAACTGGATTGTGCTTTAAATGAAACTGTGGCCGCGGATCTTCAACAGCGCAAGCGTGCAGCTGGCGGAGGGCAGTTGGAGAATGccaatggaaatggaaatggcaacggaaacaatagcaacagctgcgACTCGCCGCCAGCGATAAAGCGCGCCAGAAATGGCAACGACTCGCCAGGTAATGGCTCTGATTCGAGCACAGGCAGTCCACGCCAGCAAGGTAGTCCGCCTATCATTTGTGAGGATGCATCTGTCACCGGCTACAGTATGGAGGAGCTGTTGGAGCGCCACATTGATCTTGCTCGCAAGTGTCCCGTCATAGGACAGGACCACAACAATACCCAAGGCGCTGGCGGTGATGCCGCCAACTGCAATGGCGAAGCAGGCGGTGGCGATGCGGacagcaacaatgccaatgCTGGTGCGCATTGTCCGCTCCAAATGAACGTGGGCCAGGATGTTATGGGCGAGTGTCCATTTGTCAGCAAAGAGACCAAAATTTCATACGCCACCGCCGGCAAGTGTCCAATTACGAATCCCACAGTCGACGAGCCGGACAATGCTACAGTCTCTTTCGCAGCTGCAAGCTCTTCCAAGTGCCCCTTTGCTGCTATGCACCAGGGCAGTGGCTTGGAGGCAGCGCCGCCAGCGGACAAGAGCAATCAAGTCAAGTGTCCCTTTCTGCAAAAGACAGTGCAGATGTTTGACTATGCCGATGAagagcagccacagccgcagcagctcaagctgccgctgcttaaCGAGGATGTTAGCAATCTATTTTGTGGACTCTACCAGCATGCCTGCTACAGTCGCGAGCTTTACGTCAAGGCCAATCAGCTGGGCCAGACGCTGGCCGAGCAGCTAATCAAACGTGGCGCATTGGATGTCATGAAGGTGGCTCAGGCAGAGATACATAGCAAGGTGGTGTCTTGAGCGGCATCAGCCCATATCAACCCCCAGTAGAGTTGGGAAATCATCGGCatagttgaaaatattttgtagaaaATGTAAGTTTTTctctttgaatattttgtagtGTAAACCTGATCGATCCCAACTCCCAACTCTATAACCGTTACCGTTATCACATCATTGTTATCAATCCACAACGAGTTGTCTTAAGTAGTAAAGTGTaattagaaaattgtttttgtttttttttgtttattacgcGCTGGTTCTGCGTATACATTTGTTGGGTTTATTTTACGTCTTAAagctaaatgtaaaaataaaaaacacaactgtgctctctcgctttctATGGcatgtggttttttttttgtccgtacgtaaatttatagtttttgtgtactataaaaagaaaatcaactAAAAACTTATTCActatttaatcaaattgtaaaaCTAACATTAATTGACTCCGTGTTTCTTCTTCAAGTGCGATGTTAGATAGTGAGCACCCTCAAATTTCTTCGGACAGTTCTTGACGCCGCAGGCCAGGCCATCGCTTGCATCGCAGGTGGCAAAGTGACTTATGTACTCCAGACTGTTGGGATAGCTAAGCCAGCAATTGGGACACTTCAATTGAGTGCCGTGCCTCTTGCGTATGTGGGAATCCAAGCGCTGACGTGACTTGGCCAACTTGCCGCACTTGCTACAGCTCAATTCCGACTCGGAGTGCGAGACTTCAATCGAATCCACGAGTAGCGTGCGCTTGTTTGGTTGCACCAGCGTATTGATGCCATCCAGCTGCTCCGCCGGCTGTTGCAGTTCCTGTTCCTCTGCAGCAAGCAACGACTTTTTCTTTGACTTTTTCTTTTGTGAACTTGAAATTGAAGTCTCCAGAACTGCTGTtgcctccagcagctgctccatcTTGCTTTGCTCACCGGACTTTTTGCTGGGCGTATCTACAGGCAATTTCTCGGAAGGCTGATGTTCGTTGGAGACAGACTTTCTCTTCTTTACTGGCGACATTGGCGTCACCGGGGAATGCGCAATGGGAATCTCGTCTGGCGCATCCACTGTGTCCTCTTCGTTGCTCTTTGGTGTTGCGACCTTTTTTTCTTTCCGCGGCGAGGCTGCCTCTGTTGGCTTAGTTTTGCTGGGTGTTACTGCCACGTCCTCCTTGACAATCTTCTGCTTCTTGCTCTTGTCGGCCTGCTCTACCAACGAAGTATCAAAATCATTTGTCTTGCGTTTGCGCGATGTCGGCACGGATTCCTTGGGCTTTGGTGaatcagcagctgcattggGTGACGGATTTTTTGGCTCAGCTGTTTCCCCATGCTTAGTCTTAACATGTTGATTCAAGGTAATTTTGTGCATATATTCACACTCGCAGAGATTGCATTTAAAAGGCTTTGGACGATCAATTGAATGTACTTGTTTCATATGCTCTTTTATCGCTTTTAGATTCTTTAAATCTATTTGGCAATACCCGCATTTATGCCCAGCACCTTGGACATCCCCAGGCT
The DNA window shown above is from Drosophila busckii strain San Diego stock center, stock number 13000-0081.31 chromosome 3L, ASM1175060v1, whole genome shotgun sequence and carries:
- the LOC108600161 gene encoding porphobilinogen deaminase, coding for MSGQEKVIRVGSRKSELALIQTKHVIGRLQKLYPKQKFEIHTMSTFGDRVLNVSLPKIGEKSLFTRDLEDALRNGGVDFVVHSLKDLPTALPTGMAVGAVLEREDARDALVLRENFKGHTIATLPEGSVIGTSSLRRTAQIRRQYPHLIVSDIRGNLNTRLAKLDAKDSKFAGIILAQAGLVRMGWMSRISQVLEPTDLLYAVGQGALAVECRANDVQILTMLQKLMCLNTTCRILAERSFLKTLGGGCSAPVAVWSKLNGEAHQQSDSGLSLIGAVWSLDGAIEIRDELDCALNETVAADLQQRKRAAGGGQLENANGNGNGNGNNSNSCDSPPAIKRARNGNDSPGNGSDSSTGSPRQQGSPPIICEDASVTGYSMEELLERHIDLARKCPVIGQDHNNTQGAGGDAANCNGEAGGGDADSNNANAGAHCPLQMNVGQDVMGECPFVSKETKISYATAGKCPITNPTVDEPDNATVSFAAASSSKCPFAAMHQGSGLEAAPPADKSNQVKCPFLQKTVQMFDYADEEQPQPQQLKLPLLNEDVSNLFCGLYQHACYSRELYVKANQLGQTLAEQLIKRGALDVMKVAQAEIHSKVVS